Genomic segment of Bacteroidales bacterium:
AACAAACAACAAACAACACAACACACAACAAACAACAAACAACAAACAACAGACAACAAACAACAAACAACAAACAACAAACAACAAACAACAAACAACAAACAACAAGAAGAACTATTATAAATTATTTCATTGCCATATTTCCCATCATTTTTGAAAGATTTTTACCACTACTCATCATTTTCATCATTTTACGAGTATCATTAAATTGTTTAATCAATCTGTTTACTTCTTGTATTGTTGTTCCGCTTCCAAAGGCAATTCTTTTTCGTCTGCTTCCGTTGAGTAGGGTAGGATTCTCTCTTTCAGCAGGTGTCATAGAATATACTATTGCTTCAATTCCTTTAAATGCATCATCATCTATATCAATATTTTTCATAGCTTTTCCAACTCCCGGAATCATAGATGCCAAATCTTTTATATTGCCCATTTTTTTAATTTGTTGAATCTGGGAAATAAAATCATTGAAATTAAATTGATTCTTAGCTATTTTTTTCTGCAATTTTCTGGCTTCGTCAACATCAAATTGCTCTTGTGCTTTTTCTACAAAAGATACTATGTCGCCCATTCCGAGAATCCTATCTGACATTCGTTCAGGATAAAAAATATCCAGTGCGTCCATCTTTTCTCCTGTACTAACAAATTTTATAGGCTTATTAACAATTGATTTTATTGAAAGTGCAGCACCACCACGTGTATCACCATCTAATTTTGTTAATACAACTCCTTCATAATCAAGTCTATCGTTAAATTCTTTAGCAGTATTCACAGCATCCTGTCCTGTCATAGAATCAACTACAAATAAAGTTTCATGAGGAGTAACAGCTTTTTTAATGGCAGCTATTTCGTCCATCATTTCCTGGTCAATTGCTAAACGTCCGGCAGTATCAATAATTACTAAATCATGATTGTTTTGTTTTGCATGTTTAATTGATGATTTTGCAATTTTTACAGGATTTTTATTCCCTTCATCAGTATATACAGGAATACTAATTTGTTCAGCAATTACTTTTAATTGTTCAATTGCGGCAGGTCTATATACATCACAAGCAACTAAAAGAGGGGATTTTCCTTTTTTATTTTTAAGGAAATTAGCAAGTTTACCTGAAAAAGTAGTTTTACCTGAACCTTGCAAACCTGCAATTAAAATAATGGCAGGATTTCCTTTTAAATTAACATCCTGTTTCTGACCACCCATTAATTCGCTTAGCTCATCATGGACAATTTTTATCATCATCTGTCCGGGATTAATGGCTTTTAGCACATTTTGCCCAAGAGCTTTCTCTTTAATATTGTCAGTAAACAATTTTGCGATTTTATAATTAACATCGGCATCAAGTAATGCTCTTCGAACATCCTTTAAAGTTTCTGCAACATTTATTTCTGTTATTCTTCCCTGTCCTTTTAGAAGTTTAAACGAACGTTCTAATTTGTCAGATAAATTTTCAAACATCTTTTTTTTATTAAAAAATATTAATAATCAATAGTAAATCGTCAATAGTCAATAGTCAATCATCAATTGTAAATGGCAAGACTATCTTCCTTTAACATTTAGAATATTTGTATTTTTCTTTAATATTCTTAAAGTTATAAACACAATAAAACTAAATCCTAATGATATTTGCCAGAAAGTGTCAAGATAAATTATTTTATTTTCAAAATAATTTTTTATAAAGTTTATATATGAAAAAGAAATAAATATTGCAAAAAACCCATTGTACTCACGTTTTAAAACATTTTTTATTGAGAAAGCAAAGTCTGTTTTTTTATAATGTTTAAATCGTGGTAAAAATGAAGGGATTTTTTCTGCCCATTTTATATATTCTTCTTTAAATTTATTTCTTAAAAAAAACTCTTCAGCAAACATTATCCTTTCGTAATATAGCCAGAATAACAATATACAAGCAATTATAAACCAAACATTTCCAACATAAACTATAATACCAATCCACATAAAAAAGTTGCCTAAATATAATGGATGGCGTAAAGTAGAATATATACCTTTTGTATTTAACACATCTGCAACTTGTTGTTTTGTGTTTCTGCCAGATGTTGCTTTTGGTGTGTATCCTATTGTTAATGCCCTGATTACCTGACCTGTTAGTGAAATAATAACACAAATAATGCTAAAGTAGATATTTGAAAAATCAGTGAAAACATTTTTATCAAGAACTACAACTATTGTTGCCAGGATAAATAAAATAAGTGGCAGGTAACTGCGATATTTGAATAAGTAGTTACCGGTTTTATTATATTCTTCAATTAGTGCCATATTAAAATATTAACTTATTATTTTAAAAAGTTTCAAAAATAAGTATTAATACCGACTTGTTATCAAATTTTTCATTATATTTTAGGATTTTAATGGGTACGAGTTATTTTTTAGACATCTCCGTATTCGTTTGTATGTAATGCTAAAATGCTAAAATGCTTAAATGATAAAATGTTAAAATGCTAAAATGCTAAAATAAATATACTACAATCACATACTTACGAGATTAAAAACATAGCTAAATTGCATAAGTTAATTATTACATAATTAATTGTTTACAATATTTAAGCATTTTTAATCTTTCATTAAATTCGTAGTAGTACCATATTTTATTATGATATTGATAATCTGTCGGAATTAACCATTTTATAATTACAATTGGTAAAACTTACTGAAAATAAAAAAACAAGGCAGTTGATGTAATTGTGGATTTTTTAGAATTGGTAATACGTAGGAAAATTTTTAATAATTAATAAACTTAAAAGGCACTTTTACTTTTTCTGCATATATTTCGCCGGCTTCAAGCATATCTTCATCATCTTCGGTATAATACCAATGAATTTGAATATCATGACCCTTTTCATGTATATCATTAAATTTTCTTAAAATATCAAGTAGTATTTTTGATGATGAGGTATTAAAATAATTGAACTTATAAATTACTTCAGTCTTTTTGTTTGGTTCTTTTGAATATCTGTCAACCCAATCAAGTATTGGATGATAGAATGTTCTGGCGTCTTCAAGTAAGGATTTGCCTGAAAATTCAAAACGGTTATTTTTTTTATCTAAAACTATTCTTGGAATTTCTTCGGTGCCTTCAATTACTTTTGTTTCCATGCTATTGATTATAACATTAATATTTAAGTAAAATACTAAAATACAAATTACAAAAAGATTATAATAAAATCAATATAATAAAGATTTTTTTTAATAGTTGCTTGATAAAATATAATTACCTTGTATTAATTTGTCAAAATATTTTATAGACAATTATTATATGTCAGAGGTATTTTTAACAAAATGCAATAATCTGATTATTTTTGCAATAATAATTTTGCTCTTGTTATATATTTTTCAATATATCTTCCTTCTTGACTTTTTGGATAGTCTTTTTCTATTTTGTAATACAATTCTAAAGCTTTTTCAAATTCGTTTAATTCTTCGTATATCTGAGCAGCTTTCATTACATAAATTGGTGTTGTAAGCGAGTTCTTGCTTTTTAATGCAGCTTTATTGTAAAAAGATACAGCTTTATTTTGTTCATCAAGTTCAGAATATGCATCTCCTATAGCGCCTAAAGCAATTGGTGCAATAATCTGGTCATTAGCATCAAACCCTTTAAGGTAATCAATTGCTGATTCATAATCTCCAAGATACAAATATGATATTCCTGCATAATAGTTAGCTAAATTAGCTGATTTGGTAACACCATATTCATCAATAATATCAAGGAAACCTAAATAATTACCATCACCATATATTGCTAAATTAAAAGAATCTTTTTCAAAATATTGTTCTGCAACAAACATTTGTGATTGAGCTTCTATTTCAAGTGGATTAACATAAAACTTTTGATATGCGAAATATCCACCAACAATAATAATAATAGCAGCAACAATTATTGATAAACTTTTTTGATTTTCTTCAATATACTGTTCGGTTTTGCTTAATGCATTTTCAATTCCTTCAACATTTTCGTTACCGATTTTTTTCTTTTTCTTTGACATATTATTATTTTTAAATAAAAATTTACGCAAATGTATAAGTTTTTAAAAAATAAATAAATACTTTGTGCATAAATTTTCAATTTAATTGTAAAATAATTTAATATTATACTGTGAACGGGATAAATTGTTTCATTTTAAATTCCTAAAAAGACCCAAGCTCCAAATTCCAAACACCAAGATCCAAGCGTTTTTTTTCTTGGAATTTGGGACTTGAGATTTGGGTCTTGGAACTTATAAAAAATGTCTAATTTTACATCATGCATAGTATTAGGTTAAAATGATTATAAATGTATTTAAAAAAATTATCATTAATAAATTTTAAGAATTATAACCAGCTTGACATTGATTTTTCACCTAAGATTAATTGTTTTGTTGGTAATAACGGAGTTGGCAAGACTAATCTTCTTGATGCAATATATTACATGTCGTTTTGTAAAAGTTATTTTAATTCCATTGATAGCTATAATATTA
This window contains:
- the ffh gene encoding signal recognition particle protein, which translates into the protein MFENLSDKLERSFKLLKGQGRITEINVAETLKDVRRALLDADVNYKIAKLFTDNIKEKALGQNVLKAINPGQMMIKIVHDELSELMGGQKQDVNLKGNPAIILIAGLQGSGKTTFSGKLANFLKNKKGKSPLLVACDVYRPAAIEQLKVIAEQISIPVYTDEGNKNPVKIAKSSIKHAKQNNHDLVIIDTAGRLAIDQEMMDEIAAIKKAVTPHETLFVVDSMTGQDAVNTAKEFNDRLDYEGVVLTKLDGDTRGGAALSIKSIVNKPIKFVSTGEKMDALDIFYPERMSDRILGMGDIVSFVEKAQEQFDVDEARKLQKKIAKNQFNFNDFISQIQQIKKMGNIKDLASMIPGVGKAMKNIDIDDDAFKGIEAIVYSMTPAERENPTLLNGSRRKRIAFGSGTTIQEVNRLIKQFNDTRKMMKMMSSGKNLSKMMGNMAMK
- a CDS encoding DUF1295 domain-containing protein, with amino-acid sequence MALIEEYNKTGNYLFKYRSYLPLILFILATIVVVLDKNVFTDFSNIYFSIICVIISLTGQVIRALTIGYTPKATSGRNTKQQVADVLNTKGIYSTLRHPLYLGNFFMWIGIIVYVGNVWFIIACILLFWLYYERIMFAEEFFLRNKFKEEYIKWAEKIPSFLPRFKHYKKTDFAFSIKNVLKREYNGFFAIFISFSYINFIKNYFENKIIYLDTFWQISLGFSFIVFITLRILKKNTNILNVKGR
- a CDS encoding DUF1987 domain-containing protein; translated protein: METKVIEGTEEIPRIVLDKKNNRFEFSGKSLLEDARTFYHPILDWVDRYSKEPNKKTEVIYKFNYFNTSSSKILLDILRKFNDIHEKGHDIQIHWYYTEDDEDMLEAGEIYAEKVKVPFKFINY
- a CDS encoding tetratricopeptide repeat protein — encoded protein: MSKKKKKIGNENVEGIENALSKTEQYIEENQKSLSIIVAAIIIIVGGYFAYQKFYVNPLEIEAQSQMFVAEQYFEKDSFNLAIYGDGNYLGFLDIIDEYGVTKSANLANYYAGISYLYLGDYESAIDYLKGFDANDQIIAPIALGAIGDAYSELDEQNKAVSFYNKAALKSKNSLTTPIYVMKAAQIYEELNEFEKALELYYKIEKDYPKSQEGRYIEKYITRAKLLLQK